The Musa acuminata AAA Group cultivar baxijiao chromosome BXJ2-5, Cavendish_Baxijiao_AAA, whole genome shotgun sequence genomic interval TCTATTCGAAtatcgttctaatcggattctcctatagaaatttttttttttcaatccaaatgactatagctagggatttgcttaagcaagaacatataagatatttttctcatgacaccaagagtgaataatcctctatcgacattcaatgaCCCTCATAAGATTGTCTACTACTTCCAagactataagtctggtatcaaagagttgagtactcatacaagacatccttcgtgtctcaaatctaaggactagatacaccactaggataacgAAATCGATGACTAACAATgatgtatcatcaaccatccagcattccatgagcagatcaatcaataaactcattcactAATAAGCACgtgcactgtatccttagtgccagcaactatgagaccaaccgtcTCGATCATATGAATGAGTATATAATATACTAATATATATCGAATCATCTAACATTTATTAAGTTCTTTTATGATTCGTTTCTTATAAATAATTTGAACATGAGGGCATCTACGAACAAAAGACAACATCTACAAATAATCGACCATCCATTAGCCTCCgttcaactatatatatatatatatatatatatattctaaatctACGAGTCATGACACTTTTAAGTTCAGTAGCAAATTAATTTACAATCAAGCTCGGGACAAGATTGTCATGCCaatatggatggatggatggatccgTTGTTTTGACCATGTAGCTTCTCTCTCGACTGCAAACACTGCTCCCTGGCTATTTTTAAATCGCATCTCGACTGGAGAGCACTCACGGCAACCGACAACAGAAACCACAACTTCCAAAGACGCAAAGGTAAAATAATACTAAcaaaacaaaaaggacaaagcacACAGAGAGAGTGCTTtgtgatttgaaaaagaaaaagaatagcgCAACTCTCTATCACAACCGTCCAAAGTCTACAAATAATATCGCGCCCAACCACAGGTGGTACAGCTGTTCCAAATATCTGCTATTTCTGATTGAGATTTTGAAGTCAGCGGTCGTCGGCGCATGACTAATTGTTTTGCTAAGATCCGCGGGTAAGCATCTCCTTGTATCTCGCGATGGACTCCAAGCGCTGCAGTCTCAGCTGCTGCCGGAACCGGTTGATGAAGTCGTCCGCCCGTGCGTCCACCTCATCCCCGCCGCCACTGCCTTCCGCCTCCACTGCGTCCCTCCCCGCCGCCTCGACCTCCGCCTCCTCGAAGTGCGCGAAAGCCGACTTCTCGCTGGCCGACTTCTTTATCCGCACCGGCAGCTTCGGCGGCATCTCCCCCGCCGTCGGTTGCGCGTCCGACTGACTCCGACCGAAATACTGCTGCTGCTGGTGCTCGTCCTCCGCCTCAGCCACCGGGTTCGGAGTCTCGTACAGGACCTCAGCTCGGGTGGTGGGCGCGGGCTCCAAGGGAGGAGGGATGTCGCCAGAGCGGTAGCGGTGGAGGTTGAAGGAGCGGAGGCAATCAAGGACGACGGAGGGAGATCGGGAGAGGGAGTAGGGGAGAAAGCGGCCGGGGTAGGCTTGGCCACCGTCGTCTACATCGGGTCCGGACTGATGGTGGTGGCCGGTGCCGGATGACTTGGAGGCGACGGCGATCGTTCCGATGACTAGGTTGAGGAGAACGAAGAGGACGGCCGGCGTGAACCATCCGTACACGGAGGCCAAGATTGATAGGATGGATTCTTCCAGCATTCTGTTgctccttttcctcctctctcttcttcttcttcttcttctttcgggTATGGTTCGGAGCGGAAAAGAGGAGAGGGCAGAGAGAAGGGGAGAGCAGTCGGGCCGTGGGAGGGAAATTTATAGTGGAGATGGGGGCCAACTGCACGTGGGTCACATGGGTGAAGTAGCACACTCGGGATTTTTACGATCGTATCATTCACGCATGAATGAAGTCGGAGGCCCTTTTGTGGGTCCCGCTTCATGCCCCTGAGTTCACTCTAGCGGTGGCCCCCAGGTGACTACTCTTCCCTCCAAATTTCTTCCGTTCACACTTCACATACAACATGAGGCAGATGACTTCCAAGGAAGAGAATAGGCAAGTGACTCGTGGATCTATGCCCGCGACATCTTAAACTCACATGAATATACATACTACTAGCCTTTTTTATTAGGACATTAATCGTTGGATTCAGGAAGGTCAACTACACCAGCTCTCTAAGTTCATACCATGTCTCCGTTCTCACATGTTCCTGCTCCATCAATAATGTTCCCAAAGATGTAATCTTACCCAAGTCATTTTTCAATCCGTGTGGTCTTTTCTTTGCCAACGACTGTCTGTTTCACATGCCCATATGAACGGAGTAAACAGTACAGTCGCATTGACTATTAAGCATACTCTTCTACCTTATATCAAAACATCTTAGTGTATTAGCATCCAAGGCTACTGTGTTCCGACTTAATCATCATATAAATTTAGTCTCAAGCAGTAACATGATCGACCAGGATATTAAACTGTTTCTTCAGTGGCAGTTTTCAAGATTATATGCTGTGTGTTTATTCCGACAGCACTCGTTTCGATAGTTGTTGTAAATCCTAGTAAATATTTTATTGCAACTTAAACGGTGGTGAAcattaaaaaatattcttttaagaTATTAATCTAGAGAAACGACCGAGTACATGACAGATCATTTGACTTGATTGAAGAACAAGCAAAACATGGCAGCCAATAATTCACATTTGTGAGCGTTCGAACACAAGGCAGAGTGGTTGCCGTGTAATTTTCTGATGGAATTGCACCATCTCGCCGTGTTGTAGGTCGAGGAGGAGACACATCGATTAAGTGAAGGGATGGTGGAGCCCGAGTCTTCAGAAGCATCTTTCGATCCTTAGGAAGTTACCCAAAGTGAGTCGTCAACCGACCCCACCTCTTTCGTCCAATTAAATTCTATCCCCTCGTGGGTTTGGTTGAGGGTGTCGTGTTCGAACACCTTAGGATTCACGATGGTTAGTTGGCATAGTAGATCGTTGCGGTCGTTGTGGCAAGTGGCCGATCACTTTCGACACGTATGATCGTATTTCTATAAGACGTGCGTGTCAGATGAAGTGCCACTATCGTACGTGTCATTTCCTACTTACCACCTTGGTGTTTTCTTCCGGTCCATCACCGTCCATTTCTGCCACCAAATGTACGTAACTATAACAATAATTCCGTATACGAAGTGagcttttcttcattttttttttacattataaATACGATCTGTACCCAAATTAGGAAAAAAATTGTAAAAGGCATCTGAATTCGAAATTCAAAATCGAGGACTACGGCTCAAAGCTTCGGATCCAATTCGGATTGCCCTTTGTAGTCAAATTAATGGTGAATACCAGTTAGTTCTTGTAGACATGTTTATTATGTAAATGAAGCGTTGAAGGTTGCGATACGGGCAAAAGCAGAATCCCGGTTTTTAGATTCGAAGACAATGTATTTTGTGTTCCCAAGGTCCCACCCCCACAGGATTTCTCATCTTAGACGGCTCTCTCACGGACCTGATTTAGGTGGGGCTCACAAGTGGGTCGTATAAGTATTTCAGCTTGTCCAAGGGCCCCACGTTCCCAAATGTGAGAGAGCCACATCGGGTGACTTTTTGGGCGGATCATTCGGTGCGAACGTGCTATCTGCATAATTTGAACCGAAGCAAGATTTCCCCAACCTACCGGTGCGGACCAAGAAAAGGTCTACCCGCTCTCAAATGACGACCGTTTGATCTCTATCGGACGGTTATCGTGTTTCAATAAATAAAACATGGAACAGTTAACTGTCATGTAGCCTTCTCCGTCTGGTGAAGTGTTCTTTTCTCCTCCCTCCGGCGCCTCTTTCCGCTCTCCCTTATAGATAGATGGATAGATCTCCTGCTTTGCTCGTCCCAAGAAATCGAACACGCGTCCTTGGACGAGAAGGGAAGAAATCGAAGAGCAATGGCGGATCGAGTCTACCCTTCCTCCAAGCCCAATCCTCACCCTCCACAGCCACTCAATGGCGGCGGCCCTGCATTCCCGCCCACCAAGTCCCAGGTCAACAGCGCCACCCGCCTCCCTTACCGTCCCCAGCCCAAGCCCCGCCGCAGCCGCCGCGGCCTCTGCTGCTCCTGCTGCCTCTGGTTCATCATGCTGCTGGTCGTCCTCGTCATCCTTGCCGCCATCGCCGGTGGCGTTTTCTATGCCATCTACCGCCCCCACCGCCCGGCATTCTCCGTCTCCGTACTTCGCATCGCCGCTCTCAACGTCTCCGCCGCCGGGCATCTCAGCTCCCGCGTCGACCTCAATGTCACCGCCCGCAACCCCAACAAGAAGCTGATCTACTTCTACGACCCTATCTCCGTCTCCGTCCTCTCCGGCGGCGTCGACATCGGGGACGGCTCAATCCCGGCGTTCGTCCTGGACGCCGGGAGCGCCACCGTGCTATCCGCCACCACTTCGAGCTCCGGCCAGACGCTGGACTCCGCGGCGGGAAACGATCTGCGGAAAAGCAGCAGCCTGCCGCTGGAGGTCGACATGGACACGAAGGCCGGGGTGAAGATCGGGGGACTAAAGACGAAGAAGATAGGGATCAAGGTACGGTGCGCCGGTATCCGAGCGCCCGTGCCCAAGGCGAAGGCATCGGCGGCAGTCTCGCCGGGCGACGGCTGCAAGGTCAAACTCCGGATCAAGATCTGGAAGTGGACTCTCTAGAggagaaaaaaatcaattaatACCACAAAAAGTGGCGGAAAAAGAAAAAGTTAATGGAGGAGAATGAGAACAGTCTGTAGATTTTTCATAAATTACAGGGGTGTTTATAGTTGCTATGCTTATGATTGTTgtgttgatgtttgcttgtattttcactgaaatattttttttctttgcataATTTTTTTGGATTGTGAATTTTGTTATGGAAATTGttgtaatttttatataataatgaaGAGCgtaaaagtgtttttttttttgcttttggtgAAAATAAATTTGTTGAAAGGATTGAGTGCGGCTGCTAAGAAATGCGGAGAAGTTGCTTTGGCAATTCTTAGACGAATATGAAGTCAATGTCCCGTTTGACTTtcttccccctctctctctctatctctctactACGTATGCACGTAAAACGTTATTTTGGGCTTGACCGCATCCTGATCGGTCTCCGTGTCGGCCCAAGAAGCCATGGTTGCACTCGGACTCCTCGGCCCAAACAAACTTggaagttcttttctcattggtgCGTGGAGATTCGTGTCCAGCAGAAGAAATGGCGGTTCGATGTCGGAAACACTTCCATGGGCTCGTGACTTCACCGCCCACCTCACATGCACTGCCGATCATTTCTACTAGCATTTCACTGCTCTCATGATGATGAGCTCTGCGGAGGAGGAAGCAGCACAAGTCACGTCACGTCATATCGATGTATCCGATTCAATCACACACAGCTTTAATCTTCTTCTCAACTCAATCACACACAGCTTTGTCTTCTCTTGGAAATTAATTAGATGAAAGCAGCTTGTGATCATATCATCAGCAACATCAACAGGAGCCCTATTAAACATTTTTTTCCCATATATCTATGGCGGGCGGCGGGCGACGGGCGAGAGTCGCGAACAGTTCCTTTCCACCGGCGGCAAATGTATACCCCAAGAACGAACAATGGCACTCCCTGCTGCTACCTTCACAGGCTGCGGCATCCTCAGGGATCAGTGAAAGCTTCAACAGAGAAATTAAGAAAGTGCGTTGATCTGCTTTCCGAATCACTGTGGCTTCCTGTACGATGTTATCCTTTAGTTGTTCTCATCTCATTGCAGCCTTTTGCTTCGTGCAGTCTCGACCTTTTGGGTGATGGTGTTCTATTTTCTGCATGATCTGGATTAAAAATCAGCACAGTTCAGCTTATGTTTGCTTTAAAGTGGAGTCATCTGAGTTTGAGCTTGAGATGCTCTGACATCATTCGACTCAATTATTATGGCGACGCAAACCTTTAGCTCCATGCATGCGTGGATTCAATCTCCGGTGGTCACATGGCTACAGAGGACGAGTGAATGTTTGAGCACCCACAAGAGTCCGACAAGAAGTGACAAAAAAACTGCTGTCTCGCCAGTTGAATTGAATACTAGAGATGACCCCTTCTTTAGCTGCTTCAAATCCACTAATTAATAATAGTGAGATGACACGGATGGACGAAATGATACTCCTACGAAACCGATGTGTAGGGCTCGGCTAATGGCATCAGATTCTGCCGAAATATTCTAAGCCTCACGGTTAAGAAACGAAGGGGGGGGGAAAAGAAAGATGCAAAGATCACGAGAAAGCGAGgagcagtgagagagagagagagagagaggatggtggGAATGGGGCTGGTGCTCCAGTGTTTCTCCCACCTCGTGATGGCCGCACGACTGCTGCTGTGCTCTCTTCCTGCCTCGGCGTCCTCAACTCTACCACCACCGCGACCACCCCTCCGCGCACCAAGCTCGAGGTGACAAAAGCTAGGAAAAGATGGAAGCAAAAGCCTCCTGTTGTTGATGGGGTGAGAGATTCCTTCGCCTCCTCCTCCCTGATAACCCTCGGTGAAACCTTGCGGTCCTCCTCCTGCACCTCCATGAATGGATGCTGCCTTGCAtgcatgcctctctctctctctctctctctctctctctctctgtgcgcgTCTGCATGTGACGCTGCATGCTTTGACCCAAAAGTGCTCTCGTCTCTGTCTACGGAGCCGTTGACAACTACAAAACCATGTCCTCGGCGACATCCATTTACCATGAAAAGCTGGCAGGCATCCATCAACCGGAAAAAGCTCTCCACTGCCTGATTCATCTTTGCGGTTTAATCCGACAACACGTAAAGAATTAAATGGTCATGGAATTCAGCATTAATTAGCGATCTCGACATCTGGATGTTGACACAGCGGCGAATTGATCCTTTAGGTTTTTCGATTAAACTGTTTTCTGAatccttgatgacggagttagcaaTGGTGGGAGGGATACGTACTGTCCTGCTCCTTGTTTGGTTGGGCAGCAAACAGATACGGGAGGGGATGcacgaggaagaagagaaagaggaagaaaacaAAAACCAAAAGCTGGACGACACAGTCCTTGAAAAAGCCACTAGGAATGGCCATTTGCCTGTCACGCTCATCACAACCTATCTCTGTCCCTCTCCATCCCTACCCGTGATGTATATGCACTGCTTTTGCTCCAAAACATTCTCTTGGATATGCACGAGGAATTATTTGGTTGCAGATTGAGTCTATCATAGCTGTTCTTGATATGATGATTAAGTTCTATCTAGACTCTTGCGAAGCTAAAAACACTGCACAAAGATTTGATGGATCATGATTGCAGTTATGGTGACAAATGCAAAAGGGCGACGATGGATCCATCTTTGTGATGCAGGTCCATCTTTCCTCACAGATGCTCCATCATTTCTCCATTAAGAACACATGCGTTTCATCTATCTACCAAGTGAACTGTGAAGGGAACCCTAAATATTCCATCATTTTGTTGACCAGACTCCCATGCAATGAGTCTCATGGTTTAACAGGAGGATGTCTGTGATACTTCTCTCTGGTTTGAAGGCATTTTGGTGGTCACTTGTGACCTTTCCCCTTGCGATTCTTCATCTTCTGGCGATCACATAGCACATTAATATCTAATGCTAATACTCTCTATATCTGCTATAGGAACAAAGAGGAATTCAGTTGAAGCACTCACCTCAACAAATATGGGCAGCCTTCTGCAAGTGCTGCACACACTTTCCTATGATCAAATCATCAAAAAGAACACCTTGATGATCCAAATACATAAAGAATGCATCATAAGGTTCTCGGTGGATGCTTCCCGAGaggaacaaaaaataaaacaagAACTTTGAGGAAAAGAATTATAGAACTTCACAGtcctaaagaaagaaagaaagaaagaaagaaaagaatagaaCGTACGGCCCCGAGAAAACATTTCTCCTGTGTTCCTACTGATACAAAACATGACACAGAAACTGATACCATATCATCTTTACAAAAGAAAAAGGCATTAATAAAAGAGCAATGACTATCTCCATTTCTATTTGCATTGTCGAGGAAAAGAAAGTTTCGTTATTTTAAGCTGATTGCAAAGAGGAATTATTACTGGAGCAAATGTCAGAACATTCATACGACGACAAATTAAGAGTGCCATTGCAATCTTAATCTTATGGTAGCCGACACACAACCTTCGTTCAGAAGCAGAAATTGGATAACTGGGATGAACAGTATGAACCATCGATTACCTTCTTTTCTCCTATGTCAAAATTTAGAGAGAAAGAGATGCCAACCATaccggatttcttggagtgggctAACCATGCACGCCATGGCTTCTTACCTTTGTTGGTGGTGCTCAAAGGGCGTGGAGCTCATGCAAGGATCCAGCGCAGTCAAGTTAAGGATGTTCCTGTGGGGAAAGGCCTTCAGTCCTAAGAAGTCTCTGGTCTTCCCATCATTCCCACCACCGACACCAACAGCTTCCTCAGCCATTCCATGCCTTCTTGTAGAGCTCTGCATATTGCTATTACCTGGTTCCCTCTCGGATCCCAGCATCCCTCCGAATGCATCATCGAAAGACCCATCAAAACCAGGAGTCGAGGTGAGAGAGTTCATAACCATGTCTTGCAGAAGAGGAGGTGGCGGTGAAACATTCCCAAAGCTACCACCACCATTCATGTATTGGTGTGAAGACAAGCCAAGACCAAAGCCGGAAGCACTGTTGGGCACGGCAACAGCGTTTGCAGTGTGAGTTGCCATCTGGCCTAGGTGTGGAGGTCTGCTCATGGTTGCACCCATCTCGGCTGCCTTCTGGAGCAATGCAGTAGCTGACATGTGAGGGGACGAGGCTGGGGCTTGGAAGGCTTGAGGAAGAGGAGGGTGTCGGGCAGGGTTCTCGCGAGAGCATTCCCGGTCCAGCCTTGTGGAGCAGACGGAAGAAGGGAGGTCTAAGTGGGCGAGAGAGATGGGTGCCTGGCAAGCCAGCCATGGTGGCATATCTGATCTCAGGTTCAAATGTTGATGCTGGTGTTCTCTTTTCAGGGAGAGCTCTTGTTGAATGCCATGGCCGTTGATGTTGCTGGCGTTGGCCTCAGTGGCTCTCACCAGCTGAGGAAACTGGCTCTGGAGGATGGTTTGCTGGAGAAGGGAGGGCTCATGGGATGCTGCAGGCTGAGGGAAGAGGATAGGGTGGTGATTGGCTAAAGGATTTGCTGCAATAGCCCTTGCACTTTCTTCTGCCAGTGCATCACAAAAGGCTCTATGTGTGATAAAGCTATCTCTCCTGCAattcaacagcagcagcagcagcacaagTCACAACCAAGAAAAAGCCAACCAAAAGATACATAAGAACAAACTTACACGCAGGCCTCCAAAGCATTCTAAACTCCCTAAATCcagacaaagggggaaaaagaaaaaggggggAAGCAATGAAAGTGGTATATGCATTCCATCTCATCTGAGTGATTCCTGAATCCATGGAGTATTATTGTGCTGTAAGGTTCTCTATCTATCTCTTCTTCCAGTTTTCCTAGTTCCTATTCTCGAGATCTCATTCATGAACAGAAGTGCTACTGCCTAGCTAGTCATGGGGACTCGAACAAATAATGGATGGGTTTCATGCAGTGTTATTCTAATCGATGCTGGTTCAAACAAAAAGCTTTCATCCATCATGCTGCTTGGATCATTAATTCAGTGTTGCTTGTATCTACCTTGAGAAGAGGGTGCCGCAGTCACATCTGTATTCCCTTGTGCCACAGATTTTGGAGTGAGCCTTCCAGTCGGATTGGACAGCATACTTCTTGGAGCACTTGTCACACTTCCACTTCTTCTCCCCGTGCTTCCTGCTGAAGTGCTTCTTGATCCCAGTTAAATCCCCAAGGGCCCTAGAGGGGTCGTGGTGCACACAGGTCACCTCTGGGCATATGTAAACCTTCTTCCTCACCTCCTTGCTGCTTCTTTGCTTCAGCTTCCATGGCAGGTTGTGGCCTCTCCTGTGGAGCTGCAGGTTCTGATCCCTCTGGAACCCTTTGTTGCAGATCTCACACACAAACCTGTTGGTTGCCATCAGTGTCTTGGGGGACAATGCTATCACCTCGGCATCTGGGTCTAGTAGGATCCAGAATCCCAAAATCACCCAGAAGAATCAAAAAGTAACGACGGGCAAATCAAGAGAGATCTCAACGAGAAACAACAACGCAAACAAGAAAATGGTGGCCTAATCGCGAAACCTGGATTTCCTGGGAGattcctctttttctttgttgGATTTGGGTTTGGGGAGGCAAAGGAAGACTGCTGATTGGAAGAGACGCTTGCTTCCCCGGAGGCAGAGGTGAGATTGGACATGGTCTCATCCACCAGTTGGTGCTGCTGAATCATCATCTCCCAGCAGCTCTTCGAGTTTGTTCCTCCTCTTGGCTAGTTCTCGAATGAGAGAGAAGGGAGCAAAGCCTAGATAAGGCTGATGACAAAACACCAATCAGTTTGGAGAAAGCAATCGTTGCTCATCTGCATCAAAAATAAACAAAAGGTACTGCGGATTCCAAAGctaagaaaagaaaaagtggcttcattatcatcatcatcatcaaagatCCTGACATGCATCTCCAAGGGATATTCCATATACATGCTAAAATTAAAGTGGTCTTTATGAAACAGAGTAAGAATTGGTGTAAGGGTTATAAGTACTATCACAAGTATTTTTGCTTGTGAGCATACATATCGAGAAAATTTTCGCAGCTTAGCATCCAAACCAGGAAACAAAACAAATATACTGACACGGTTGAATTCAAGTGGAGAATACAAGAAGAAAATTAACCTACAAAGGACTAAATAGAGCCTCTTCAAAGTCCCAAGAGACGAATAATTCGAGATTCAACCCTAAAGCTAACTGATACGAGAGAGATGAGGAGCTGCCACACCAAAATTGAACGAGATTAATAAAaacccaaaagaagaagaagaagaaagataggAAAGCAGTCTAGGcgacccagagagagagagagagaagagagagatgtGGATGagggcaagcaagcaagcaaatgTGCCATCGCCCACCTATTCCCTACCCAGGCACATTCGGCCAACACCGACGTCGCACTCGCTGTCTTTTTCCTTTGTTTCCTACGCATACCTATAAATTCCTCCCTCCCGTTAatctcttgtatgctgtaaaaacaTTGGTCTATTATTGCTGGGTTGGTGCCGAGGGGATAATACCACACGTACTGCTCGTCTTTCTCCTTGCCGGGGCATAACACGAAGCTCCTCCGGCGCAGTGGACCAGATTCCTTCGTGTTTTGCGCCGGCTTTGACGTCCTATAAATAAAAGTACTGAAACCCTCGATAGCCATCCGACCAACGCTAATAACTTTGTTGCGAGAGGGCTAAAGTAGGGTAAAAGGAGGGCACGATTTCACAAGAACCCACGGTGGGCTGTTGATTTCTTGGCCATGGGGAAGTGCGGTAAAAGCAAGGCACCACATAATAATGATTGGACCATTCATTGATTCAACTCACGGTTGACCTGCTCATGTCGTGTCAATTTTTCTTGCgaggattctttcttttctcgtcAGCCGTCAGCACCTGAACATAAAAGAACTCTGATTTATCATCGATCATCAGAAGATCCACTCATAACTACAGCCAGAATGTATTTGGTGTTTTATTTAGGAAAAAAGCGTAAATAAAGTGCCAGCCTACTTGCTACTGGTCAACGCTACTTcaacagaaaaggaaaagaaaactacGTAGGTATGGCATTTAATTGAACTTGGTATAAGAAAGGTGATGATAATGATtccgggaggaggagaagaagaagaagaagtgaatGGTAGTCAACTAATTCTGCACCAACTGTTCGGTTGAAGAAATAAGTCATCGGGAATCCCGGAAGTCAGCTTTATTTTCTCGACTTTTTTCTAGATCCAACGCGTCTTTACGACGA includes:
- the LOC103984094 gene encoding pathogen-associated molecular patterns-induced protein A70-like, producing the protein MLEESILSILASVYGWFTPAVLFVLLNLVIGTIAVASKSSGTGHHHQSGPDVDDGGQAYPGRFLPYSLSRSPSVVLDCLRSFNLHRYRSGDIPPPLEPAPTTRAEVLYETPNPVAEAEDEHQQQQYFGRSQSDAQPTAGEMPPKLPVRIKKSASEKSAFAHFEEAEVEAAGRDAVEAEGSGGGDEVDARADDFINRFRQQLRLQRLESIARYKEMLTRGS
- the LOC103984095 gene encoding NDR1/HIN1-like protein 13, producing the protein MADRVYPSSKPNPHPPQPLNGGGPAFPPTKSQVNSATRLPYRPQPKPRRSRRGLCCSCCLWFIMLLVVLVILAAIAGGVFYAIYRPHRPAFSVSVLRIAALNVSAAGHLSSRVDLNVTARNPNKKLIYFYDPISVSVLSGGVDIGDGSIPAFVLDAGSATVLSATTSSSGQTLDSAAGNDLRKSSSLPLEVDMDTKAGVKIGGLKTKKIGIKVRCAGIRAPVPKAKASAAVSPGDGCKVKLRIKIWKWTL
- the LOC103984096 gene encoding protein indeterminate-domain 7, which codes for MMIQQHQLVDETMSNLTSASGEASVSSNQQSSFASPNPNPTKKKRNLPGNPDPDAEVIALSPKTLMATNRFVCEICNKGFQRDQNLQLHRRGHNLPWKLKQRSSKEVRKKVYICPEVTCVHHDPSRALGDLTGIKKHFSRKHGEKKWKCDKCSKKYAVQSDWKAHSKICGTREYRCDCGTLFSRRDSFITHRAFCDALAEESARAIAANPLANHHPILFPQPAASHEPSLLQQTILQSQFPQLVRATEANASNINGHGIQQELSLKREHQHQHLNLRSDMPPWLACQAPISLAHLDLPSSVCSTRLDRECSRENPARHPPLPQAFQAPASSPHMSATALLQKAAEMGATMSRPPHLGQMATHTANAVAVPNSASGFGLGLSSHQYMNGGGSFGNVSPPPPLLQDMVMNSLTSTPGFDGSFDDAFGGMLGSEREPGNSNMQSSTRRHGMAEEAVGVGGGNDGKTRDFLGLKAFPHRNILNLTALDPCMSSTPFEHHQQR